A genomic segment from Nodularia sphaerocarpa UHCC 0038 encodes:
- a CDS encoding alpha/beta hydrolase family protein: MVIRAFFEAAKVEGTEPPYDTIHLKIFYPGRMSGSDLEKNLGVIPVDSEKAPFPVVIFFNGINCDAQKYQWLAIQLAELGMVVVLFNWIAENLPGFVSITPGVDIEKLKPQFYRSFPTASALPTLLKKLEQLQTQGILAGLLDLKSIILGGHSAGGRVAIENADPQFFPQVVAAFGYGVHTSAPLMAGYEAGKIMVLPDSLPLLIMGGTCDGVISNSSNIYGVSPGDAITPVIRTFHEALDGGRNDSYLLLLEGANHFSIVDSLDSATGRPFLDFPATQPQEKFQLLMAEIIGLFINSHVRHEAEASLKLEKFLNTDHFLINSFKLK, translated from the coding sequence ATGGTAATTCGGGCTTTTTTTGAAGCTGCTAAAGTTGAAGGTACTGAGCCTCCTTACGATACCATTCACCTCAAAATATTTTATCCGGGGCGGATGTCAGGGAGTGATTTAGAAAAAAACTTGGGAGTCATACCTGTTGATTCTGAAAAAGCACCTTTTCCAGTAGTGATTTTTTTCAATGGGATTAACTGTGATGCTCAAAAATACCAATGGTTAGCGATTCAACTGGCTGAATTAGGCATGGTAGTAGTTCTGTTTAACTGGATTGCCGAAAACTTGCCAGGATTCGTGAGTATCACCCCTGGGGTAGATATAGAAAAGCTTAAACCACAATTTTATCGCAGTTTTCCCACTGCGTCAGCTTTGCCAACACTGCTCAAGAAACTGGAACAATTACAAACTCAGGGAATTCTGGCTGGGTTACTGGACTTGAAAAGTATCATTTTAGGTGGACATTCTGCCGGTGGTAGAGTCGCCATAGAAAATGCTGACCCCCAGTTTTTCCCTCAAGTTGTGGCTGCTTTTGGTTATGGCGTACATACATCTGCGCCATTGATGGCGGGTTACGAAGCAGGTAAAATCATGGTTTTACCGGATTCCCTACCACTATTGATTATGGGAGGAACTTGTGATGGGGTGATTAGTAACAGCAGTAATATCTATGGAGTCAGTCCAGGAGACGCTATAACCCCGGTGATTCGGACATTCCACGAAGCATTAGACGGAGGCAGAAATGACAGCTATCTGCTACTTCTCGAAGGCGCAAATCACTTTTCGATAGTTGATAGTTTAGACTCTGCAACAGGCAGACCTTTTCTAGATTTTCCCGCCACCCAACCCCAAGAAAAGTTCCAATTACTCATGGCTGAAATCATTGGTTTATTTATTAATAGTCATGTGCGCCACGAAGCAGAAGCATCTTTAAAACTAGAAAAGTTTCTGAATACAGATCATTTTCTGATCAATTCATTTAAGCTGAAGTAA
- a CDS encoding PP2C family serine/threonine-protein phosphatase, with protein sequence MNITSKQISHWRVVAASVCGTSHIRNNQLCQDAHHWQLLPGNVLVIAAADGAGSASQGKVGAMVAVETAIETLSIQEITPDSLADDAIVQSVLNQALLSAKKAVEDEAVACSKQLQDLATTLIIMVATPDMVAVVQIGDGLAVAKDDQGNLLALTIPDNGEYINQTTFLTSPHALNAAQMRLWRESIVNVGVLTDGLQMLALNMVVGEPHKPFFFPLFDFVENAADETIAKEQLVRFLGSERITQRTDDDLTLILASLIERRD encoded by the coding sequence ATGAACATAACATCAAAACAGATATCTCATTGGCGAGTAGTCGCCGCCTCTGTATGTGGTACCAGCCACATCAGAAACAACCAGCTGTGTCAAGATGCTCACCACTGGCAGCTATTGCCAGGTAATGTGTTAGTGATTGCTGCTGCTGATGGTGCTGGTTCTGCCAGCCAGGGAAAAGTGGGAGCAATGGTAGCTGTAGAAACAGCAATAGAAACCCTTTCTATTCAAGAAATTACTCCAGACTCCCTTGCCGATGATGCAATTGTACAATCAGTATTGAATCAGGCCTTGCTATCTGCCAAAAAAGCAGTAGAGGATGAAGCGGTAGCTTGTAGCAAACAGCTTCAAGATTTAGCAACTACCTTAATTATTATGGTTGCCACACCAGATATGGTAGCAGTGGTACAAATTGGTGATGGTTTAGCAGTAGCTAAGGATGATCAGGGTAATTTACTGGCACTGACAATACCTGACAATGGCGAATACATCAACCAGACGACTTTTTTAACTTCCCCTCATGCCTTAAATGCAGCACAAATGAGATTATGGCGTGAAAGCATAGTTAATGTTGGTGTCCTCACCGATGGACTGCAAATGCTGGCTTTAAACATGGTGGTTGGTGAACCTCACAAACCATTCTTTTTTCCCTTATTCGACTTTGTAGAAAATGCCGCAGATGAAACAATAGCCAAAGAGCAGTTAGTGAGGTTTTTAGGTTCTGAGCGGATTACACAACGTACTGATGATGATTTGACGCTGATTTTAGCTAGCCTCATAGAGAGACGCGATTGA
- a CDS encoding vWA domain-containing protein, with product MHDTLKLDEIVEFAENPEPRCPCVLLLDTSGSMQGEPIEALNQGLLSLKDELVKNSLAARRVEVAIITFDSHVNIVQDFVTADQFNPPILTAQGLTTMGAGIHKALDMVQERKALYRTNGIAYYRPWVFMITDGEPQGELDDLIEQAAQRLQGDEANKRVAFFTVGVENANMMRLNQLAVRTPLKLKGLNFIEMFVWLSASMSAVSHSQVDEQVALPPIGWGTL from the coding sequence ATGCACGATACTTTAAAACTCGACGAGATAGTAGAATTTGCTGAAAATCCTGAACCACGTTGCCCTTGTGTGCTATTGCTGGACACCTCTGGCTCCATGCAAGGAGAACCCATAGAAGCCTTAAATCAGGGCTTGCTGAGTTTGAAGGATGAATTAGTCAAAAATTCCTTAGCAGCCAGAAGAGTGGAAGTGGCTATCATCACTTTTGATAGTCATGTCAATATAGTCCAAGACTTTGTGACAGCCGATCAATTTAACCCGCCAATCTTGACAGCACAGGGACTAACGACGATGGGGGCGGGAATTCATAAAGCATTAGACATGGTGCAAGAGCGTAAAGCCCTATATCGTACCAATGGTATTGCTTACTATCGTCCTTGGGTATTCATGATTACAGATGGAGAACCACAGGGTGAATTAGATGATCTCATAGAGCAAGCAGCGCAACGGCTGCAAGGAGATGAAGCCAATAAACGAGTAGCATTCTTTACAGTTGGCGTAGAAAACGCTAACATGATGCGCTTAAATCAATTAGCTGTCAGGACTCCGCTCAAACTTAAAGGACTTAACTTTATTGAGATGTTTGTCTGGTTGTCAGCTAGTATGTCAGCAGTTTCCCATTCCCAGGTAGATGAACAGGTAGCACTACCGCCCATTGGTTGGGGGACTCTTTAA
- the ftsH gene encoding ATP-dependent zinc metalloprotease FtsH, with protein MPVETNNHHKNTNKPPKTRQFGGSLLILLTFLLVLNLVVPSLFGQRTAPVPYSEFITQVQNNQVEQAVVGSDRIEYTIKTQTPEGETVKQVFTTTPVALDLDLPKILREHNVEFTAPPPSESAWIATLFSWVIPPLIFFSIWGFLINRQGGGPAALTVGKSKARIYSEGITGVQFADVAGVDEAKAELEEIIDFLKNAGKYTRLGAKIPKGVLLVGPPGTGKTMLAKAVAGEAGVPFFSISGSEFIELFVGVGASRVRDLFDQAKQQAPCIVFIDELDALGKSRGGAGPMMGGNDEREQTLNQLLSEMDGFDPNTGVIIIAATNRPEVIDPALSRPGRFDRQVVVDRPDKSGREAILNVHAKNVKLANDVNLSTIAARTPGFAGADLANLVNEAALLAARKNRQAVIMADFNEAIERLVAGLEKRSRVLNELEKTTVAYHEVGHAIIGALMPGAGKVEKISVVPRGVGALGYTIQMPEEDRFLMIEDEIRGRIATLLGGRSAEETVFGKVSTGAADDIQKATDLAERAITIYGMSEKLGPVAFEKIQQQQFLEGYGNPRRSISPKVAEEIDREVKLTLDNAHHIALSILHYNRELLEETAQALLEKEILEGAKLRECLNQVQAPDELHEWLRTGKLSEDRPLMQSMLV; from the coding sequence ATGCCTGTAGAAACTAATAATCATCACAAAAATACAAATAAACCGCCGAAAACCAGGCAATTTGGCGGTAGTTTACTCATTTTGTTAACTTTTTTACTAGTGCTGAATTTGGTTGTCCCCAGTTTGTTTGGGCAGCGAACAGCGCCAGTTCCCTACAGTGAGTTTATTACTCAGGTGCAAAATAATCAAGTTGAGCAAGCTGTTGTGGGTAGCGATCGCATTGAATATACCATCAAAACCCAAACTCCTGAAGGCGAAACTGTAAAACAAGTGTTTACTACTACGCCAGTTGCTCTGGATTTAGATTTGCCGAAAATTCTCCGTGAGCATAATGTCGAATTTACAGCCCCACCGCCATCGGAAAGTGCCTGGATTGCTACTTTATTTAGCTGGGTGATTCCGCCGCTCATTTTCTTTAGTATTTGGGGCTTCTTAATCAATCGTCAAGGTGGTGGTCCTGCGGCTCTAACTGTAGGAAAAAGCAAAGCCCGCATCTATTCTGAAGGCATCACAGGTGTACAATTTGCTGATGTGGCTGGTGTCGATGAAGCGAAAGCCGAACTGGAAGAAATCATTGATTTTCTCAAAAATGCGGGTAAATACACCAGACTGGGGGCAAAAATTCCCAAAGGTGTATTGTTAGTTGGACCTCCAGGTACAGGTAAAACCATGCTCGCCAAAGCTGTTGCGGGTGAAGCTGGTGTTCCTTTCTTCAGCATTTCTGGTTCAGAGTTTATTGAGTTATTCGTGGGTGTAGGTGCTTCACGAGTGCGGGATTTGTTCGACCAAGCTAAACAGCAAGCTCCCTGTATTGTGTTTATTGATGAATTAGATGCACTGGGTAAGTCTCGCGGCGGTGCGGGGCCGATGATGGGCGGTAACGATGAACGCGAACAAACTCTCAACCAGTTACTCAGCGAAATGGATGGTTTTGACCCTAACACAGGTGTGATAATTATCGCTGCTACTAACCGTCCGGAAGTCATTGACCCGGCTTTAAGTCGTCCTGGTCGTTTTGACCGTCAAGTGGTGGTTGACCGTCCTGATAAAAGCGGTCGGGAAGCTATTCTGAATGTCCATGCTAAAAATGTCAAATTAGCTAATGATGTTAATTTGTCAACTATTGCGGCGAGAACTCCTGGTTTTGCAGGTGCAGATTTAGCTAACTTGGTGAATGAAGCGGCATTATTGGCAGCTCGAAAAAATCGCCAAGCTGTGATTATGGCAGATTTTAATGAAGCTATTGAGCGCTTGGTGGCTGGGTTAGAAAAACGCTCTCGTGTGCTGAATGAACTTGAAAAAACCACTGTAGCTTATCACGAAGTTGGTCACGCGATTATCGGTGCGTTAATGCCTGGGGCTGGTAAGGTGGAAAAAATCTCTGTTGTCCCCCGTGGTGTGGGTGCTTTGGGTTATACAATTCAGATGCCAGAAGAAGACCGTTTTTTGATGATTGAAGATGAAATTCGCGGCCGCATTGCGACTTTATTGGGTGGACGTTCTGCGGAGGAAACTGTTTTTGGCAAGGTTTCCACTGGTGCGGCGGATGATATTCAGAAGGCGACTGATTTGGCAGAAAGAGCTATTACTATCTATGGAATGAGCGAAAAGTTGGGGCCTGTGGCTTTTGAGAAGATTCAACAACAGCAGTTCCTTGAAGGTTATGGTAATCCTCGCCGGAGTATTAGCCCCAAGGTGGCTGAGGAAATTGACCGGGAAGTTAAGCTGACTCTGGATAATGCTCATCACATAGCTTTGAGTATTTTGCATTATAACCGCGAGTTGCTAGAGGAGACTGCACAGGCATTGTTGGAGAAGGAAATTCTTGAAGGTGCTAAGTTGCGTGAATGTCTCAACCAAGTGCAAGCACCAGATGAACTGCATGAGTGGTTACGCACTGGTAAGTTATCGGAAGACAGACCGTTGATGCAATCAATGCTGGTGTAA
- a CDS encoding response regulator, translating into MNTFGSFTTLSPQSLLRHLSSCYDTTSLQAFSKLVTWSIYLKQGRIIYATDSVEPFDRLERHLRRLSYQIPRLTSEIRVQLRLIFETDLHHQFIEDHSERNNQPADYQAIQWLINQGYLNIPQATLLLQELVKEVVESFLLIKSGDFALSDSQLKVSEVCRFDVGKIIAICQMQLDNWRLLTPHISSPYQRPYLLINSIGDSETFPYLQPHLTNWMKGLSLRHLAVMMNQDEIELAINIYPYIIKGEVILHEPDPPFDQLPRNVENLSFSSSYSRELLSTNLVGIPGDASNNTIPSYGENGVEQFPDISDHARENIQKLRILNNINSPAEKVTTATINPIKVYTIVSVDDSPTILKEISRFLESETFVVVAINNPLKAIMSIIRHQPDLILLDLNMAGIDGYELCRLIRNNPIFHHTPIIFVTGCQGIIDRVKARLVGGSGYLTKPFTRVELLKIVFRHLT; encoded by the coding sequence ATGAATACTTTTGGCAGTTTTACAACCCTAAGTCCCCAGAGTTTGTTAAGACATTTATCTAGTTGTTATGATACTACCAGTTTACAAGCTTTTAGTAAATTAGTTACCTGGTCAATTTATCTAAAGCAGGGTAGAATAATTTACGCTACGGATTCAGTAGAGCCTTTTGATCGACTAGAACGCCATCTGCGTCGCCTCAGCTATCAAATTCCACGGCTTACTAGTGAAATTCGTGTCCAATTACGCTTAATTTTTGAAACTGACTTACACCATCAGTTCATAGAAGATCATAGTGAGCGCAATAATCAACCTGCTGATTATCAAGCTATTCAGTGGCTGATAAATCAAGGATATTTAAATATTCCACAAGCAACATTACTGCTTCAAGAATTAGTTAAAGAAGTAGTTGAATCATTTTTGTTAATTAAATCTGGTGATTTTGCATTAAGTGATTCCCAGCTAAAAGTATCTGAGGTATGCAGATTTGATGTAGGAAAAATTATAGCAATTTGTCAGATGCAATTAGATAATTGGCGGTTGTTAACACCTCATATTTCTTCACCTTATCAACGTCCATATCTGTTGATTAATTCCATAGGGGATAGTGAAACTTTCCCATATCTCCAACCACATCTAACTAACTGGATGAAAGGTTTGAGTTTACGTCATCTTGCGGTGATGATGAATCAAGATGAAATTGAATTAGCGATAAATATCTACCCTTACATTATCAAAGGCGAAGTTATATTACATGAACCTGATCCACCTTTTGATCAATTACCTAGAAATGTGGAAAATTTGTCATTCTCTTCTAGTTATTCCAGAGAATTACTGTCAACAAATTTAGTAGGTATACCAGGAGATGCAAGTAATAATACAATTCCATCTTATGGGGAAAATGGTGTGGAGCAATTTCCGGATATTTCTGATCATGCAAGAGAAAATATTCAGAAGTTAAGAATATTAAATAACATAAATTCTCCTGCTGAAAAAGTAACGACTGCTACCATAAACCCGATAAAAGTTTATACAATTGTTTCTGTAGATGATAGTCCCACAATTCTCAAAGAAATTAGCCGTTTTTTAGAAAGTGAAACTTTTGTGGTGGTGGCAATTAATAACCCGCTAAAGGCTATAATGTCGATTATTCGACACCAGCCTGATTTGATTTTACTGGATCTGAATATGGCTGGAATTGACGGTTATGAGTTGTGCCGACTTATACGAAATAATCCGATTTTTCATCATACTCCGATCATTTTTGTCACTGGTTGTCAAGGAATTATTGATAGGGTGAAAGCTAGATTGGTCGGAGGTTCTGGGTATTTGACTAAACCTTTTACACGGGTAGAGTTACTCAAAATTGTCTTTAGGCACTTGACTTGA
- a CDS encoding AI-2E family transporter encodes MNLGQWIGLIAIVLSLYILWQIRQVLLLIFAAVVLASTLNRLAKRLQPLGLKRGFAVVLSVVLFFAGIVCFFWLIVPPFAQQFQELTYRVPQGFDRFNTWVLHLETLVPESLRPYIPNVNNLISEAKPFLNQIVENSFAFVSGSLEVILKILLVLVLTGMFLADPQAYRRLFIRLFPSFYRTRIDGILDQCELSLEGWITGAFIAMSVVGILSVIGLSFLGVKAALALGVLAGFLNLIPNLGPTLSLIPAMAIALLDTPWKPLLVFVLYFVIQQIDANLVTPTIMAHRVSLLPAVTLISQLFFVTFFGFLGLFLALPLTVVAKIWLQEVLIKDVLDEWGNTHRSETELVIISQSSISDIDWKTETPEHEPEPKIDDVLPQQE; translated from the coding sequence GTGAACCTTGGTCAATGGATCGGCTTAATCGCCATAGTGCTTTCTTTATATATCTTATGGCAAATTCGGCAGGTATTGTTGCTAATATTTGCCGCAGTCGTGTTAGCTTCCACTTTAAATCGGCTCGCCAAACGTCTTCAACCATTAGGCTTAAAACGTGGCTTTGCAGTTGTCCTGTCCGTGGTTCTTTTCTTCGCAGGTATAGTATGTTTTTTCTGGCTGATAGTGCCGCCTTTTGCACAGCAATTTCAAGAACTAACTTATCGAGTTCCTCAAGGATTTGATCGCTTTAATACTTGGGTGTTACACCTAGAAACTCTAGTTCCTGAGTCATTGCGTCCCTACATTCCTAATGTTAATAACCTGATTTCTGAAGCCAAACCTTTTCTCAACCAGATAGTAGAAAACTCATTTGCCTTTGTCTCCGGCTCTTTAGAAGTTATACTCAAGATTTTACTAGTCCTGGTATTAACAGGGATGTTCTTAGCCGATCCTCAAGCCTATCGCCGATTATTTATTCGACTGTTTCCCTCATTTTATCGCACAAGAATAGATGGGATTTTAGATCAATGCGAACTTTCATTAGAGGGATGGATCACAGGCGCATTCATTGCCATGAGTGTAGTGGGAATATTGAGTGTAATTGGCTTGTCATTTTTGGGTGTGAAAGCAGCCCTAGCGTTAGGAGTTTTAGCAGGATTTCTGAACTTAATTCCTAACTTAGGTCCAACATTGAGTCTCATACCAGCAATGGCGATCGCTTTATTGGATACTCCCTGGAAACCCCTGCTTGTATTTGTTCTCTATTTTGTGATTCAACAGATTGATGCCAACTTAGTCACTCCCACAATCATGGCACATCGAGTTTCACTCCTACCTGCTGTCACCTTAATATCCCAACTATTCTTCGTTACATTCTTTGGCTTTTTAGGATTATTTTTAGCGCTCCCCTTAACAGTCGTTGCTAAGATTTGGCTACAAGAAGTATTGATTAAAGATGTTCTAGATGAATGGGGAAATACTCACCGCTCAGAAACTGAATTAGTCATAATTTCTCAATCTTCCATCTCAGATATTGATTGGAAGACAGAAACTCCAGAACACGAGCCAGAACCAAAAATTGATGATGTTTTGCCACAACAAGAATAA
- a CDS encoding DUF2795 domain-containing protein: protein MAVSAVDISRSLSGIDFPANKEDLVNHAREKKANKEVIDILQQMPEREYGNMADVEHAFGQVK from the coding sequence ATGGCAGTATCAGCAGTTGATATTTCAAGAAGCCTCAGTGGCATAGACTTTCCCGCCAACAAAGAAGATTTAGTCAACCACGCCAGAGAGAAAAAAGCCAACAAAGAGGTAATCGACATCCTCCAACAAATGCCAGAACGGGAATATGGCAACATGGCAGATGTAGAACACGCCTTTGGTCAAGTGAAATAA
- a CDS encoding WD40 repeat domain-containing protein, translating to MDWISLLKAQQADFLQRVNKPKTYDLTLLESQAKGCHRERIVFSGEQLDKIIDLSREKAEIVAKNPPPTPPEYPEEDEYWSIPFAQYFRNQAKTYLLREQIVGLVMAERLGKLVKNLPKDTVENMVLDDEGNLRGLSKFTYVLADNPQLSIQVYAVDGESVNSIKKNKVRWSVTQDDLKNYQVLLFLCLLAPFSKGDIYQKQAIIAGFLPTNQIEFIEPKLDFYPSDLLYAGGLSWYLKSLISQKAAQPLVDEKIIEKIKSFPLEHPQKIVIGDWECWQTLKGHTRGINCLALSSSSENGKTSPILASGSRGETKLWDLSKGELIETLSEYPWIVSGRVDEVNSLAFSLDGQTLVTGGADSTIKLWHLGALDLIDILHKHNGMVRCVALTPDGLMLATAGDDRKVLFWDLMQRQVAIALSLDDTAAHSLVISPDGQTLATGSYRKIKVWQISQLTKGKIIQDSQPLYTLTGHSHIVSSLAMSADGKLLVSGSWDQTIKIWHLETGKLVRTLTGHRDKVYAIALSPDKQIIASGSADQTIKLWHLETGELLATFTGHSHTVTALAFTDSGEMLVSGSLDQTIKIWQRS from the coding sequence ATGGATTGGATTAGCTTACTCAAAGCTCAACAAGCTGACTTCCTTCAACGTGTGAATAAACCTAAAACCTACGATTTAACTTTGCTGGAAAGTCAAGCTAAAGGATGCCATCGTGAGAGAATAGTCTTTTCAGGCGAACAATTGGATAAAATCATTGATCTTTCCCGTGAAAAAGCGGAAATTGTCGCCAAAAATCCGCCGCCTACACCACCAGAATATCCCGAAGAGGATGAATACTGGAGTATACCCTTTGCTCAATACTTCCGGAACCAAGCAAAAACTTATCTTTTGCGAGAGCAAATTGTCGGGTTGGTAATGGCTGAACGTCTGGGTAAATTAGTGAAGAATTTGCCCAAAGACACCGTAGAAAATATGGTGTTAGATGATGAGGGAAATTTGCGCGGACTTAGTAAATTTACTTATGTGTTGGCAGACAATCCCCAATTGAGTATTCAAGTTTACGCAGTTGATGGAGAAAGTGTTAACAGTATTAAGAAAAATAAAGTTAGGTGGTCAGTTACTCAAGATGATTTAAAAAATTATCAAGTATTACTTTTTCTGTGTTTACTTGCGCCATTTAGCAAGGGAGATATTTACCAAAAGCAGGCGATCATTGCTGGTTTTTTACCAACAAACCAAATTGAATTTATAGAACCAAAATTGGATTTCTATCCCAGTGATTTGTTGTATGCAGGGGGCTTGAGTTGGTATTTAAAATCATTAATTAGCCAAAAAGCTGCACAGCCATTAGTTGATGAAAAAATCATAGAAAAAATTAAAAGTTTCCCACTAGAACATCCGCAAAAGATAGTTATTGGTGATTGGGAATGCTGGCAAACTTTGAAAGGCCATACTAGAGGAATTAATTGTTTAGCGTTGAGTTCCAGTTCAGAAAATGGCAAAACTTCGCCAATATTGGCTAGTGGTAGTCGTGGGGAAACGAAGCTATGGGATTTAAGCAAGGGTGAATTAATTGAGACATTATCAGAGTATCCTTGGATAGTGTCTGGGCGGGTAGATGAAGTAAATTCTTTAGCTTTTAGTTTAGATGGACAAACTTTAGTGACTGGTGGTGCAGATTCGACAATTAAGCTTTGGCACTTAGGCGCACTAGATTTGATCGATATCCTGCACAAGCATAATGGTATGGTGAGGTGTGTTGCTTTGACACCAGATGGACTGATGTTGGCAACGGCTGGAGATGATCGAAAAGTTTTGTTTTGGGATTTGATGCAACGTCAGGTAGCGATCGCCTTATCTTTAGATGATACAGCAGCTCATTCCCTAGTGATCAGTCCGGATGGGCAGACTTTAGCTACAGGTAGCTATCGCAAAATCAAAGTTTGGCAGATTTCACAACTGACTAAGGGCAAAATTATCCAAGATTCACAACCACTATACACCCTCACGGGACATTCTCACATCGTGTCTTCTTTGGCTATGAGTGCAGATGGTAAACTACTGGTTAGTGGTAGCTGGGATCAAACGATTAAAATTTGGCACTTGGAAACAGGGAAATTAGTTCGTACCCTCACAGGCCATAGAGATAAAGTGTATGCGATCGCCCTGAGTCCTGACAAACAAATTATTGCTAGTGGTAGTGCAGATCAAACCATCAAATTGTGGCATCTAGAAACAGGTGAATTGCTGGCTACTTTTACTGGTCATAGCCATACAGTTACAGCCCTAGCCTTCACAGATTCCGGTGAAATGTTAGTTTCTGGCAGTTTGGATCAAACAATTAAAATTTGGCAGAGAAGCTGA